A DNA window from Amycolatopsis sp. DSM 110486 contains the following coding sequences:
- a CDS encoding DUF6328 family protein, producing MEHTGETRNQKLQRNVGELLQELRVAQAGVQILFGFLLAVVFTDRFQAASGLEKMLHMVAVLLAVAATALLTAPAAWHRLLFRTGRRDEILRVGNRVVLVGFGCLAGAVTLTVALIASVVYGTAALIAAGGFTVLLFGLLWFVVPLRLPKDDPIPANPPRPERDRQG from the coding sequence ATGGAGCACACCGGGGAGACGCGCAACCAGAAGCTGCAGCGCAACGTCGGCGAGCTGCTTCAGGAGCTGCGCGTCGCGCAGGCCGGGGTGCAGATCCTGTTCGGGTTCCTGCTGGCGGTCGTGTTCACCGACCGGTTCCAGGCGGCCAGTGGGCTCGAGAAGATGCTGCACATGGTCGCGGTGCTGCTGGCGGTCGCCGCGACGGCGCTGCTCACCGCGCCCGCGGCGTGGCATCGGCTGCTGTTCCGCACGGGTCGCCGCGACGAGATCCTGCGCGTCGGCAACCGCGTCGTGCTGGTCGGCTTCGGCTGCCTCGCCGGGGCGGTCACGCTGACGGTCGCCCTCATCGCGAGCGTCGTCTACGGTACCGCCGCTCTCATCGCCGCGGGCGGCTTCACGGTCCTGCTGTTCGGCTTGTTGTGGTTCGTCGTCCCGCTGCGCCTCCCCAAGGACGATCCGATCCCTGCCAATCCGCCGCGGCCGGAGCGCGACCGGCAGGGCTGA
- a CDS encoding dihydrofolate reductase — MIGVEWAQSSNGVIGRDGALPWRLPEDLKHFRELTSGATVLMGRRTWESLPPRFRPLPGRRNLVLSRTPQEGVETFPELAQAFAAVSGDVWVMGGEAVYRAALPFADRIVVTEIQEHFEGDTYAPEVGRAPDSTGEWQESSTGLHYRLLTWG, encoded by the coding sequence GTGATCGGGGTCGAATGGGCGCAGTCGTCCAACGGTGTCATCGGCCGTGACGGCGCGCTGCCGTGGCGCCTGCCGGAGGACCTCAAGCACTTTCGCGAGCTGACCTCGGGCGCGACTGTGCTGATGGGCCGCCGGACCTGGGAGTCACTGCCGCCGAGGTTCCGGCCGTTGCCCGGCCGGCGCAACCTCGTACTTTCGCGCACGCCGCAGGAAGGCGTCGAGACGTTTCCCGAATTGGCGCAGGCGTTCGCCGCGGTGTCCGGGGACGTGTGGGTGATGGGCGGCGAGGCCGTGTACCGGGCGGCGCTGCCGTTCGCAGACCGGATCGTGGTCACGGAGATCCAGGAGCACTTCGAGGGCGACACGTACGCGCCCGAGGTCGGGCGGGCGCCGGACTCCACCGGCGAGTGGCAGGAATCGTCGACGGGGCTGCACTACCGGTTGCTGACCTGGGGCTGA
- the lysA gene encoding diaminopimelate decarboxylase yields MTLSELLPSLGCEAADHLEPGLWPRSTCLGEGGELIFAGAPVSHLANRFGTPAYLIDEAQVRDTARAYRRALPEAEVAFASKALCTRAVVRWMAEEGLSLDTCSAGELAVARSVGFPAERILLHGNAKTPEDLKAALEYGVRRIVLDSLDEIEQLGALAHGAQQVMIRVTPGVSGDTHAAITTGTEGQKFGFSLRPDVRDNVDRAVAAVLAQPGLRLVGLHCHIGSQVARVDRYEEAARRMVEVLVRVRDQYGVTLGELDLGGGHAVPYLDREASFDLDGYARRLRVALAYECSSHDFPLPRLTIEPGRAIVGPAGITVYRVCAVKRGSRTFVAVDGGMSDNARPALYGARYTARLVGRRTKAARTPMTVVGRHCESGDVLADDVCLPDDVHAGDLLAVPCTGAYHHSLASNYNLVGRPPLIGVRDGFAKLLVPRETEEDLLRRC; encoded by the coding sequence GTGACACTCAGCGAGCTCCTCCCCAGCCTCGGTTGTGAGGCCGCCGACCATCTCGAGCCGGGGCTCTGGCCGCGCAGCACCTGCCTCGGCGAAGGCGGTGAGCTGATCTTCGCGGGTGCTCCGGTGAGCCACCTGGCCAACCGGTTCGGGACCCCGGCGTACCTCATCGACGAGGCCCAAGTGCGCGACACCGCGCGCGCCTACCGCCGTGCCCTGCCGGAGGCTGAGGTGGCCTTCGCGAGCAAGGCGCTGTGTACGCGAGCCGTGGTGCGCTGGATGGCGGAGGAAGGCCTCTCGCTGGACACGTGTTCGGCGGGCGAGCTCGCCGTCGCGCGGTCCGTCGGCTTCCCCGCCGAGCGGATCCTGTTGCACGGCAACGCGAAAACCCCCGAAGACCTCAAGGCCGCGCTGGAGTACGGCGTGCGCCGCATCGTGCTCGACTCGCTCGACGAGATCGAGCAGCTCGGCGCACTGGCCCACGGCGCGCAGCAGGTCATGATCCGCGTGACGCCCGGCGTCTCCGGCGACACCCACGCGGCGATCACCACCGGCACCGAAGGGCAGAAGTTCGGCTTCTCGCTGCGCCCGGACGTCCGCGACAACGTGGACCGCGCCGTCGCCGCCGTGCTCGCGCAGCCCGGGCTCAGGCTGGTCGGGCTGCACTGCCACATCGGCTCGCAGGTCGCGCGCGTCGACCGGTACGAGGAGGCGGCGCGACGCATGGTGGAGGTGCTGGTGCGCGTGCGCGACCAGTACGGCGTCACCCTGGGCGAGCTGGACCTCGGCGGCGGCCACGCCGTGCCCTACCTCGACCGCGAGGCGTCGTTCGATCTCGACGGCTACGCGCGTCGGCTCCGGGTCGCGCTGGCCTATGAATGCTCGTCGCACGACTTTCCCTTGCCCCGCTTGACGATCGAGCCCGGCCGCGCGATCGTCGGCCCCGCCGGGATCACGGTGTACCGGGTGTGCGCGGTGAAGCGCGGCAGCCGGACGTTCGTCGCCGTCGACGGCGGCATGAGCGACAACGCGCGCCCCGCCCTGTACGGCGCCCGCTACACCGCGCGACTCGTCGGGCGGCGCACGAAGGCCGCGCGCACGCCGATGACCGTGGTCGGCCGCCACTGCGAGTCGGGTGACGTGCTGGCCGACGACGTCTGCCTGCCCGACGACGTGCACGCCGGCGACCTGCTGGCCGTGCCGTGCACCGGCGCGTACCACCACTCGCTGGCTTCGAACTACAACCTCGTGGGCCGCCCGCCGCTCATCGGCGTGCGCGACGGCTTCGCGAAGCTGCTCGTGCCCCGCGAAACCGAGGAGGACCTGCTGCGGCGCTGCTGA
- a CDS encoding APC family permease, producing the protein MPEAVALGAHPAPAVPAKGLRTGALGMVSAMVIGMSSTAPAYSIAATLGFIVLAGAGFKAAAFILLSFIPVLFVAVAFRELNTAEPDCGTNFTWATRAFGSRAGWMTGWVVTVAQLLVMSSQSALTGRYTLLLLGADSLADNRAVTTAIGCAWLLALCYLCYRGIEVSARAQWILLGIELAVLIVFSVVALVRVYEGSAGPQASHPQWSWLWPNGVGLGTAVSAVLLAVFIYWGWESSLSVNEESADPRRAPGRAAVLSTVLLVLNYLLVTVAALAFAGVGESGIGLGNEANSDDVLAGLGGAVFGGSGLGKVMGLLLIVSVLTSGAATSQATIMPAARTTLSMASHGALPKVFGRVHPKYQTPSVSTWAFGLVSLVLYVLLAVWSDNVLSDSVDAVGLTIAIEYTMTALACVWVFRETLLASLRHFFLRGVLPFVGAVFFLAVLVLAVIEYAKPDAGETTVFGIGGVAVIGVVSILIGFPLMFAVHRVCREFFAGRRLPRGSVARDGEAIEV; encoded by the coding sequence ATGCCCGAAGCCGTCGCACTCGGCGCACACCCCGCCCCGGCCGTGCCGGCCAAAGGACTCCGGACAGGGGCTCTGGGCATGGTGTCGGCGATGGTCATCGGGATGTCGTCGACGGCCCCGGCGTACTCGATCGCCGCGACGCTCGGCTTCATCGTGCTCGCGGGCGCCGGCTTCAAGGCCGCCGCGTTCATCCTCCTGTCGTTCATCCCCGTCCTCTTCGTGGCCGTCGCGTTCCGCGAGCTCAACACCGCCGAACCCGACTGCGGCACCAACTTCACCTGGGCGACGCGCGCGTTCGGCAGCCGCGCGGGCTGGATGACGGGCTGGGTGGTCACCGTCGCGCAGCTGCTGGTCATGAGCAGCCAGTCGGCGCTCACCGGCCGCTACACGCTGCTCCTGCTGGGCGCGGACAGCCTCGCGGACAACCGCGCCGTGACCACCGCCATCGGCTGCGCGTGGCTGCTCGCGCTCTGCTACCTGTGCTACCGCGGCATCGAGGTGTCCGCACGCGCCCAGTGGATCCTGCTGGGCATCGAGCTCGCCGTGCTCATCGTCTTCTCCGTCGTCGCCCTCGTCCGCGTCTACGAGGGCAGCGCTGGTCCGCAGGCAAGCCACCCGCAGTGGAGCTGGCTGTGGCCCAACGGGGTCGGGCTCGGCACGGCCGTGTCGGCGGTGCTGTTGGCCGTGTTCATCTACTGGGGCTGGGAAAGCTCGCTGTCGGTCAACGAGGAGTCGGCCGATCCGCGCCGCGCGCCCGGCCGCGCCGCCGTGCTCTCGACGGTGCTGCTCGTGCTCAACTACCTGCTCGTCACGGTCGCCGCGCTCGCGTTCGCCGGCGTCGGGGAGAGCGGCATCGGCCTGGGCAACGAGGCCAACTCCGACGACGTGCTGGCCGGCCTCGGCGGCGCGGTGTTCGGCGGCTCCGGGCTCGGCAAGGTGATGGGCCTACTGCTCATCGTCTCCGTGCTCACCAGCGGCGCCGCCACCAGCCAGGCGACGATCATGCCCGCCGCGCGCACCACGCTGTCGATGGCGAGCCACGGCGCGCTGCCCAAGGTCTTCGGCCGCGTGCACCCGAAGTATCAGACGCCTTCGGTCTCCACCTGGGCGTTCGGCCTCGTCTCGCTCGTGCTCTACGTGCTGCTCGCGGTGTGGAGCGACAACGTGCTCTCGGACTCGGTCGACGCCGTCGGCCTGACCATCGCGATCGAGTACACGATGACGGCCCTCGCGTGCGTCTGGGTGTTCCGCGAGACCCTGCTGGCCAGCCTGCGCCACTTCTTCCTGCGCGGGGTGTTGCCGTTCGTCGGCGCGGTGTTCTTCCTGGCCGTGCTGGTGCTCGCGGTCATCGAATACGCGAAGCCGGACGCGGGGGAGACCACGGTGTTCGGCATCGGCGGCGTCGCGGTGATCGGGGTCGTGTCGATCCTGATCGGGTTCCCGCTGATGTTCGCCGTGCACCGCGTGTGCCGCGAGTTCTTTGCCGGCCGACGCCTGCCCCGCGGGTCGGTGGCGCGTGACGGCGAAGCCATCGAGGTCTGA
- a CDS encoding thymidylate synthase has translation MPDTQYEDLLRHVLDTGARKQDRTGTGTRSIFGHQLRYRLADGFPLVTTKKVHFRSIAYELLWFLRGDSNVRWLQDNGVTIWDEWASPEGDLGPVYGVQWRSWPTPDGAHVDQISEVLKTLHENPDSRRMIVSAWNVADIPRMALPPCHAFFQFYVADGELSCQLYQRSADLFLGVPFNIASYALLTHMIAEQVGLRVGDFVWTGGDCHVYDNHVDQVRTQLARDARPFPTLSLKPADSLFDYTYEHISVDGYDPHPGIKAPVAV, from the coding sequence ATGCCGGACACACAGTACGAAGACCTGCTCCGCCACGTGCTCGACACGGGCGCCCGCAAGCAGGACCGCACCGGCACCGGCACGCGGTCGATCTTCGGGCACCAGCTGCGCTACCGGCTGGCCGACGGCTTCCCGCTGGTCACCACGAAGAAGGTCCACTTCCGCTCGATCGCCTACGAGCTGCTGTGGTTCCTGCGCGGCGACTCCAACGTCCGCTGGCTGCAGGACAACGGCGTCACGATCTGGGACGAGTGGGCCTCCCCCGAGGGCGACCTCGGTCCGGTCTACGGCGTCCAATGGCGCTCGTGGCCGACCCCGGACGGCGCGCACGTCGACCAGATCAGCGAAGTGCTCAAGACGCTGCACGAGAACCCCGACTCGCGGCGCATGATCGTGTCCGCGTGGAACGTCGCCGACATCCCGCGCATGGCGCTGCCGCCGTGCCACGCGTTCTTCCAGTTCTACGTCGCCGACGGCGAGCTGTCCTGCCAGCTTTACCAGCGCAGCGCGGACCTTTTTCTCGGCGTGCCGTTCAACATCGCCAGCTACGCCCTGCTCACCCACATGATCGCCGAGCAGGTGGGCCTGCGCGTCGGCGACTTCGTGTGGACCGGCGGAGACTGCCACGTCTACGACAACCACGTCGACCAGGTCCGCACGCAGCTCGCACGCGACGCGCGGCCGTTCCCGACGCTGAGCCTGAAGCCGGCCGACAGCCTGTTCGACTACACCTACGAGCACATCTCGGTCGACGGTTACGACCCCCACCCCGGCATCAAGGCGCCGGTGGCGGTGTGA
- a CDS encoding Lrp/AsnC family transcriptional regulator: protein MGDGNHTKVEEQRPPKALDGTDRTLIALLQNDGRASFTALAKAVGLSEGAVRQRVQRLLRDDMMQIVAVTAPENVDLTRQAMIGITVSGDPREVANRLSDLSDVHQVVLCAGRFDLLASLLCRDDEHLLAVLGDHVRPIPGVTSTELFVYLKLAKQNYAWGNLTV, encoded by the coding sequence ATGGGTGACGGAAACCATACGAAGGTCGAGGAGCAACGCCCGCCGAAGGCGTTGGACGGCACAGACAGAACCTTGATCGCCCTACTCCAGAACGACGGCCGCGCCTCGTTCACCGCACTGGCCAAAGCAGTCGGACTCTCCGAGGGCGCCGTGCGCCAGCGGGTCCAACGCCTGCTGCGCGACGACATGATGCAGATCGTCGCCGTGACGGCCCCCGAAAACGTCGACTTGACCCGCCAGGCCATGATCGGCATCACTGTAAGCGGCGACCCGCGCGAGGTCGCCAACCGCCTGTCGGACCTCTCCGACGTCCACCAGGTGGTCCTCTGCGCCGGCCGCTTCGACCTCCTGGCGTCCCTTCTCTGCCGCGACGACGAGCACCTGCTGGCCGTCCTGGGAGACCACGTGCGCCCCATCCCCGGGGTGACCTCCACGGAGCTGTTCGTGTACCTGAAGCTGGCCAAGCAGAACTACGCGTGGGGCAACCTGACTGTGTGA
- a CDS encoding superoxide dismutase family protein, giving the protein MRIAPTLLSTALVAGLAGLSGATAEAATPVHFTSTHGTFTGYAPGAHAVTYRTDLVPGGAQAHVFGTSARATGTTTVLVVTGLLPNHQYGAHAHANACGPTGDDAGPHFQHTPDPVKPSLDPAYANPRNEIWLDFTTDRSGTGHAKSTVDWKFGSRRAHSVVIHETHTHTDPGHAGTAGARLACLDVGF; this is encoded by the coding sequence ATGCGAATCGCTCCCACACTCCTTTCCACTGCTCTCGTCGCCGGCTTGGCCGGCCTCTCCGGCGCCACCGCCGAAGCGGCAACCCCGGTGCACTTCACCTCCACGCACGGCACCTTCACCGGGTACGCCCCCGGCGCCCACGCCGTGACCTATCGCACCGACCTCGTCCCGGGCGGCGCGCAGGCCCACGTGTTCGGCACGTCCGCACGGGCCACCGGCACCACCACCGTGCTCGTGGTCACCGGCCTGCTGCCGAACCACCAGTACGGCGCCCACGCCCACGCGAACGCGTGCGGCCCCACCGGCGACGACGCCGGCCCGCACTTCCAGCACACGCCGGACCCGGTGAAGCCATCGCTCGACCCCGCCTACGCGAACCCGCGCAACGAGATCTGGCTCGACTTCACTACCGACCGTTCCGGCACGGGTCACGCAAAGTCCACTGTGGACTGGAAGTTCGGCTCACGACGCGCGCACTCCGTGGTGATCCACGAAACCCACACGCACACCGACCCCGGTCACGCCGGTACCGCGGGCGCCCGGCTG